In Providencia sneebia DSM 19967, one DNA window encodes the following:
- the rimP gene encoding ribosome maturation factor RimP, with amino-acid sequence MSTLEQKLTEMISAPVEALGFEFVGLEFIRARTSTLRVFIDSENGINVDDCADVSHQVSAVLDVEDPISVVYNLEISSPGLERPLFTAAQYERFIGEEVALTLRIAMQNRRRWQGIIKSVDGEMITVTVDGKDEVFALGNIQKANLVPHF; translated from the coding sequence TTGTCCACGTTAGAACAAAAATTGACAGAGATGATTTCAGCACCGGTGGAAGCACTTGGCTTTGAATTTGTAGGCTTAGAGTTTATCCGCGCGCGTACATCGACATTGCGTGTTTTCATTGATAGCGAAAATGGCATCAATGTTGATGATTGTGCTGATGTTAGCCATCAAGTGAGTGCAGTATTGGATGTCGAAGATCCAATTTCTGTCGTTTATAACCTAGAAATATCGTCACCAGGGCTTGAACGTCCGTTATTCACTGCCGCACAGTATGAGCGCTTTATCGGTGAAGAGGTGGCGCTGACTTTGCGTATTGCTATGCAGAACCGCCGTAGATGGCAAGGGATAATTAAATCCGTCGATGGCGAAATGATAACGGTTACAGTGGATGGGAAGGATGAAGTGTTTGCCCTTGGAAACATCCAAAAAGCTAACTTGGTCCCACACTTTTAA
- the folP gene encoding dihydropteroate synthase, translating into MKINARGCELDLSTPKVMGILNVTPDSFSDGGTHNRYHDALDHVASMVNAGASIIDIGGESTRPGADEVSVNEELDRVIPIVEAIAQRFDVWISVDTSKAQVMSEAAKAGMHLINDIRSLHEAGSLEVAAQTGLPVCIMHMQGEPRTMQNAPHYEDVVREVKTYFQAEIERCVAAGIKKQQIILDPGFGFGKNLSHNYQLLANLNKFHDFGLPVLAGMSRKSMIGQLLNVSPQERLAGSLACATIAAMQGAQIIRVHDVEETVQAMQVVQMTLSEKEKLAYE; encoded by the coding sequence ATAAAAATCAATGCAAGAGGCTGTGAACTGGATTTATCGACACCCAAAGTGATGGGGATTTTGAATGTTACTCCTGATTCATTTTCAGACGGTGGCACCCATAATCGTTATCATGATGCACTTGATCATGTTGCTAGTATGGTCAATGCAGGAGCAAGTATCATTGACATTGGCGGTGAGTCGACTCGCCCCGGTGCAGATGAAGTTTCTGTGAATGAAGAATTAGATAGAGTTATTCCTATTGTTGAAGCAATAGCACAGCGATTTGATGTGTGGATTTCGGTTGATACTTCAAAAGCTCAAGTGATGTCTGAAGCAGCCAAAGCGGGTATGCATTTAATTAATGATATTCGTTCATTACATGAAGCGGGTTCTCTTGAAGTGGCAGCACAGACAGGGCTACCTGTTTGTATTATGCATATGCAAGGTGAGCCAAGAACAATGCAAAATGCACCTCATTATGAGGATGTTGTTAGAGAAGTGAAAACCTATTTTCAAGCTGAAATTGAGCGTTGCGTCGCTGCGGGAATTAAAAAACAACAGATAATACTCGACCCCGGCTTTGGTTTCGGTAAAAATCTATCGCATAATTACCAGTTATTGGCAAACTTAAACAAATTTCATGATTTCGGATTACCCGTATTGGCAGGAATGTCCCGTAAATCTATGATTGGGCAATTATTGAATGTTTCACCTCAAGAACGCCTTGCCGGCAGTCTAGCTTGTGCCACAATTGCAGCAATGCAAGGTGCACAAATTATTCGTGTGCATGATGTAGAAGAAACAGTACAAGCAATGCAAGTCGTTCAGATGACATTGTCAGAAAAGGAAAAATTAGCGTATGAGTAG
- the glmM gene encoding phosphoglucosamine mutase, with protein sequence MSSRKYFGTDGIRGKVGDSPITPDFVLKLGWAAGKVLARHGSRKIIIGKDTRISGYMLESSLEAGLAAAGLSASFTGPMPTPAVAYLTRTFRAEAGIVISASHNPYDDNGIKFFSIDGTKLPDEVEEAIEAEMEKPITCVESAELGRANRIVDAAGRYIEFCKGTFPSEQSLAGLKIVIDCANGATYHIAPNVFRELGAEVISIGCEPNGININEQCGATDVRMLQERVIAEKADVGLAFDGDGDRIIMVDHQGNKVDGDQILYIIAREALRQGQLKGGVIGTLMSNMGLEIALKQLGVPFERAKVGDRYVLEKLQEKGWRMGAENSGHIILLDKTTTGDGIVAGLQVLSAIVRNQMSLHDLCSGMKLLPQVLVNVRFSGAHDPLQSDAVLAANEEVEKQLAGKGRVLLRKSGTEPLIRVMVEGENEADVTAMANRIADAVKSAG encoded by the coding sequence ATGAGTAGCCGTAAATATTTTGGTACTGATGGTATTCGTGGAAAAGTGGGTGATAGCCCAATTACACCAGACTTTGTATTAAAACTGGGTTGGGCTGCGGGTAAAGTGTTAGCTCGTCATGGTTCACGTAAAATTATTATCGGTAAAGATACGCGTATTTCTGGCTATATGTTGGAATCATCATTAGAGGCTGGATTAGCAGCGGCGGGTCTATCTGCTTCATTTACAGGACCAATGCCAACCCCTGCGGTAGCTTATTTGACTCGAACTTTCCGTGCGGAAGCAGGGATTGTTATTTCAGCTTCTCATAATCCTTATGATGACAACGGGATTAAATTCTTCTCTATTGATGGTACAAAATTACCAGATGAAGTAGAAGAAGCCATTGAAGCTGAGATGGAAAAACCAATTACTTGTGTTGAATCTGCTGAGCTTGGCCGTGCAAATCGCATTGTTGATGCTGCGGGTCGTTATATTGAATTCTGTAAAGGCACGTTTCCAAGTGAGCAAAGTCTTGCGGGTTTAAAAATTGTGATCGATTGTGCTAATGGGGCAACATATCATATTGCACCTAATGTATTTCGTGAATTAGGCGCAGAAGTGATCTCTATTGGCTGTGAACCAAACGGGATCAACATAAATGAACAATGCGGTGCTACAGATGTTCGTATGTTGCAAGAGCGTGTAATTGCAGAAAAAGCGGATGTTGGTTTGGCTTTTGATGGTGATGGTGACCGTATAATTATGGTTGACCACCAAGGAAATAAAGTCGATGGCGACCAAATTCTCTATATTATTGCTCGCGAAGCATTGCGTCAGGGCCAGCTAAAAGGCGGTGTTATTGGTACGCTAATGAGCAATATGGGGCTGGAAATCGCGTTGAAACAGTTGGGTGTTCCATTTGAGCGTGCAAAAGTGGGCGACCGTTACGTTCTTGAAAAACTTCAAGAAAAAGGCTGGCGGATGGGTGCTGAAAACTCCGGTCATATTATTTTGCTCGATAAAACGACGACAGGTGACGGGATTGTTGCTGGCTTACAAGTGTTAAGTGCAATAGTGCGTAACCAAATGAGTTTGCATGATTTATGCAGCGGAATGAAATTACTTCCTCAAGTGTTAGTGAATGTTCGTTTCTCAGGCGCTCACGATCCGCTACAAAGTGATGCTGTTCTAGCTGCTAACGAAGAAGTTGAGAAACAACTTGCTGGAAAAGGTCGCGTATTGCTGCGTAAATCTGGTACTGAGCCATTAATTCGAGTAATGGTAGAAGGCGAGAATGAAGCTGACGTAACCGCAATGGCAAATCGCATTGCTGATGCAGTTAAATCCGCAGGCTAA
- the rlmE gene encoding 23S rRNA (uridine(2552)-2'-O)-methyltransferase RlmE yields the protein MANKKRSASSSRWLQEHFSDKFVQQAQKKGLRSRAWFKLDEIQQGDKIFKPGMTVVDLGAAPGGWSQYVVSQIGNNGRVIACDLLPMDPIVGVDFLQGDFRDEAVLAALLERVGEKKVQVVMSDMAPNMSGTPAVDIPRSMYLVELALDMCRTVLAPGGSFIVKVFQGEGFDEYLRDIRSLFTKVKVRKPESSRARSREVYIVATGLKL from the coding sequence ATGGCCAATAAAAAACGTTCGGCAAGCTCAAGTCGCTGGTTACAAGAACATTTTAGCGATAAATTTGTTCAACAAGCACAAAAAAAGGGGCTTCGCTCGCGCGCATGGTTTAAACTGGATGAAATCCAGCAAGGTGATAAAATTTTTAAACCTGGTATGACCGTTGTTGATTTGGGAGCAGCGCCCGGTGGCTGGTCACAGTATGTTGTTAGCCAAATAGGTAACAACGGCCGAGTGATTGCGTGTGATCTTCTACCAATGGACCCAATTGTTGGCGTGGATTTCCTGCAAGGAGATTTTCGTGATGAAGCCGTGTTAGCAGCACTGTTAGAGCGGGTTGGTGAAAAAAAAGTTCAGGTGGTCATGTCCGATATGGCCCCAAACATGAGCGGGACTCCCGCGGTCGATATACCTCGATCGATGTATCTGGTTGAGTTAGCATTGGATATGTGTCGTACCGTGTTGGCTCCTGGAGGAAGTTTTATCGTTAAAGTATTTCAAGGAGAAGGCTTTGACGAGTACCTAAGGGATATCCGTTCCCTATTTACGAAGGTAAAAGTTCGTAAGCCAGAATCTTCGCGGGCAAGATCGCGTGAAGTATACATTGTAGCGACAGGGCTAAAACTGTAG
- the dacB gene encoding serine-type D-Ala-D-Ala carboxypeptidase: MSLLTLTRKWVITLGITLAAGQAFAIPIDDYKQYLPDGTNLALVAQKVGSNTPIIDYNAQQMALPASTQKVVTALAALLQLGPDYRFVTNFESSAKLNNNTLTGDLVIRFSGDPTLTRQQIRNMVNALKQLGIHKVDGDLIVDISAFTSHDKAPGWVWNDMTQCFSAPPAAAIIDRNCFSVSLYPAEKAGDMAYIKTASFYPVNMFSEVKTLAKGAPEGRYCELDVVPGELNRYTLTGCLAQRSEPLPLAFAVQNGASYSGAIVKNELEHAGIELTGHVKKRTLPAPQSQILVKTESKPLHDLLKVMLKKSDNMIADTVFRTIGRDYYGVPGTWRSGSDAVRQILKQKAGIDLGNTVMVDGSGLSRHNLITPATMMEILQFIAKNDQQLDFISMLPLAGHDGTLRYRGGLDEAGVNGKVSAKTGALQGVYNLAGFITTASGQKVAFVQYISAYAVPQNQQRTRRVPLVRFESRLYKDLFQKN; the protein is encoded by the coding sequence ATGTCGTTATTAACACTTACCAGAAAATGGGTCATCACTTTAGGCATTACCTTGGCTGCTGGGCAAGCTTTTGCAATCCCTATTGATGATTATAAGCAATACTTACCTGATGGCACTAATCTCGCTCTGGTTGCACAAAAGGTCGGAAGCAATACGCCAATCATTGATTATAATGCGCAACAAATGGCACTCCCAGCGAGTACTCAAAAAGTTGTGACAGCACTCGCTGCATTATTGCAACTTGGGCCTGATTACCGTTTTGTCACTAACTTTGAAAGTAGTGCCAAATTGAATAACAACACACTCACCGGTGATCTAGTCATTAGATTTAGTGGCGATCCTACCCTCACGCGCCAACAAATTCGCAACATGGTGAATGCACTCAAGCAACTTGGTATTCATAAGGTTGATGGCGACCTTATTGTCGATATTTCTGCATTCACGAGCCATGATAAAGCGCCGGGGTGGGTATGGAATGATATGACACAGTGTTTCAGTGCTCCCCCTGCTGCTGCCATTATTGATAGAAACTGTTTTTCCGTTTCCCTGTATCCAGCAGAAAAAGCGGGCGATATGGCTTATATCAAAACAGCCAGTTTTTATCCGGTAAATATGTTTAGTGAAGTTAAAACTCTTGCTAAAGGTGCTCCAGAAGGGCGTTACTGTGAGCTTGATGTTGTTCCTGGTGAATTAAATCGCTATACCTTAACGGGTTGTTTAGCACAGCGCAGCGAGCCTCTTCCGCTCGCCTTCGCAGTACAAAATGGTGCTAGTTATTCCGGAGCTATTGTGAAAAATGAGTTAGAACACGCAGGAATTGAATTAACTGGACATGTTAAAAAGCGCACGCTACCTGCCCCACAATCTCAAATCTTAGTAAAAACAGAATCAAAACCGCTTCATGACTTGCTCAAAGTGATGCTGAAAAAATCGGACAATATGATTGCTGACACTGTATTTCGAACTATTGGTCGAGATTATTATGGTGTGCCGGGAACATGGCGTTCTGGCTCAGACGCAGTTAGGCAAATCCTAAAACAAAAAGCAGGAATTGATTTAGGCAATACCGTGATGGTGGATGGTTCGGGCTTATCTCGTCATAATCTCATTACACCAGCCACAATGATGGAAATTTTGCAATTTATCGCCAAAAATGATCAACAGCTTGATTTTATTTCTATGCTACCGCTTGCGGGCCATGATGGAACATTACGTTACCGAGGAGGCCTAGATGAAGCAGGCGTAAACGGTAAGGTTTCTGCAAAAACAGGCGCATTACAAGGTGTTTATAACTTAGCAGGTTTTATTACAACCGCTAGTGGGCAAAAAGTCGCGTTTGTACAATATATTTCTGCCTACGCGGTACCTCAAAATCAACAACGGACACGTCGCGTTCCGTTAGTGCGTTTTGAAAGCCGGCTGTATAAAGATCTTTTTCAGAAAAATTGA
- the rplU gene encoding 50S ribosomal protein L21, with translation MYAVFQSGGKQHRVSEGQTVRLEKLDIATGETVEFDQVLMVANGDEIQIGAPVVEGVKVKAEVVAHGRGDKVKIVKFRRRKHSRKQQGHRQWFTDVKITGIA, from the coding sequence ATGTACGCGGTTTTCCAAAGTGGTGGTAAACAACACCGAGTTAGCGAAGGTCAAACTGTCCGCCTAGAAAAGCTGGACATCGCAACAGGTGAAACTGTTGAATTTGATCAAGTTCTGATGGTTGCTAATGGCGATGAGATCCAAATCGGTGCTCCTGTCGTTGAAGGCGTTAAAGTGAAAGCGGAAGTGGTTGCTCACGGTCGTGGCGATAAAGTTAAAATCGTTAAGTTCCGTCGTCGTAAACACAGCCGTAAACAGCAAGGTCACCGTCAGTGGTTCACTGATGTTAAGATCACTGGCATCGCTTAA
- the ftsH gene encoding ATP-dependent zinc metalloprotease FtsH, whose product MAKNLILWLVIAVVLMSLFQSFGPSDSNSRRVDYSTFINELAQDQVREVRITGRELNVRKADNSRYTTYLPMQDEKLLDTMLNKHVTVVGEPPEEPSFLSTIFISWFPMLLLIGVWIFFMRQMQGGGGKGAMSFGKSKARMLTEDQIKTTFADVAGCDEAKEEVGEIVEFLREPARFQKLGGKIPKGVLMVGPPGTGKTLLAKAIAGEAKVPFFTISGSDFVEMFVGVGASRVRDMFEQAKKAAPCIIFIDEIDAVGRQRGAGLGGGHDEREQTLNQMLVEMDGFEGNEGIIVIAATNRADVLDPALLRPGRFDRQVVVGLPDVRGREQILKVHMRRVPIDPNVDTFILARATPGFSGAELANLVNEAALFAARANKRVVSMVEFEKARDKIWMGAERRSLMMTEEQKESTAYHEAGHMIVGHLMPEHDPVHKVTIVPRGQALGVAFFLPEGDEVSRSRLKLEGMIATAYAGRISEELIYGREKVTTGASSDIQFATNTARNMVTQWGFSDRLGPMQYAKEEGPAFMGRSSGNGAGISDETARIVDEEVKIILDRCYELAMKTLTDNIDILHSTKDALLKYETIDMPQIDDLMNRRPVREPAGWDEDKKVSNVTGSFGAGSSSSKPETATPPKSEEPKNGDDESNSSDKSDDSKL is encoded by the coding sequence ATGGCGAAAAACCTGATTCTCTGGTTAGTCATCGCAGTTGTTCTGATGTCCTTGTTCCAGAGTTTTGGCCCAAGCGATTCGAATAGTCGCAGAGTTGATTATTCAACGTTTATCAATGAGTTAGCCCAGGATCAGGTACGTGAAGTTCGTATCACAGGTCGTGAATTAAACGTCAGAAAGGCTGATAATAGCCGCTATACAACTTATCTTCCTATGCAGGATGAAAAGCTGTTAGACACCATGTTGAATAAACATGTAACTGTCGTTGGTGAACCACCAGAAGAACCTAGCTTCCTTAGCACAATTTTTATTTCCTGGTTCCCAATGCTTCTGTTGATTGGTGTCTGGATTTTCTTCATGCGCCAAATGCAAGGTGGCGGCGGTAAGGGTGCGATGTCTTTTGGTAAAAGCAAAGCTCGCATGCTAACGGAAGATCAGATAAAAACAACATTTGCAGATGTTGCAGGTTGTGATGAAGCAAAAGAAGAAGTTGGCGAGATAGTTGAATTCTTGCGTGAACCAGCTCGTTTCCAGAAATTGGGTGGTAAGATCCCAAAAGGTGTCCTGATGGTAGGCCCTCCTGGTACGGGTAAAACATTGCTTGCAAAAGCAATTGCTGGTGAAGCAAAAGTTCCATTCTTTACTATTTCAGGTTCTGACTTTGTTGAAATGTTTGTCGGTGTTGGTGCGTCGCGTGTTCGTGATATGTTTGAACAAGCTAAAAAAGCAGCACCTTGTATCATTTTTATCGATGAAATCGATGCAGTAGGTCGTCAGCGTGGTGCTGGGTTAGGTGGTGGCCATGATGAACGTGAGCAAACATTGAACCAAATGCTGGTTGAAATGGATGGTTTTGAAGGCAATGAAGGTATTATCGTTATTGCAGCAACCAACCGTGCTGATGTTCTTGACCCTGCATTATTACGTCCAGGTCGTTTTGACCGCCAAGTTGTTGTTGGCTTGCCAGATGTTCGTGGTCGTGAGCAAATATTGAAAGTGCATATGCGTCGTGTACCTATCGATCCAAATGTCGATACTTTTATTTTGGCACGTGCAACGCCAGGTTTTTCTGGTGCTGAATTGGCTAACTTAGTCAACGAAGCCGCATTGTTTGCAGCGCGCGCTAATAAACGTGTTGTTTCAATGGTTGAATTTGAAAAAGCACGTGACAAAATTTGGATGGGTGCGGAACGCCGTTCTCTCATGATGACAGAAGAGCAAAAAGAGTCGACTGCTTATCATGAAGCTGGGCATATGATTGTTGGGCATTTAATGCCGGAACATGACCCTGTTCATAAAGTCACAATCGTTCCTCGTGGACAAGCTTTAGGTGTGGCATTCTTCTTACCTGAAGGTGATGAAGTGAGTCGTAGCCGCTTGAAACTAGAAGGGATGATTGCAACAGCTTACGCGGGTCGTATTTCAGAAGAGTTGATTTACGGTCGTGAAAAAGTGACAACAGGTGCTTCATCAGATATTCAATTTGCAACGAATACTGCACGTAACATGGTAACTCAATGGGGCTTCTCTGACCGTTTAGGACCAATGCAATATGCTAAAGAAGAAGGTCCTGCTTTCATGGGACGCTCTTCTGGTAACGGTGCTGGTATTTCTGATGAAACTGCACGTATTGTTGATGAAGAAGTGAAAATTATTCTAGATCGTTGTTATGAACTGGCAATGAAAACATTGACGGATAATATTGATATTTTGCATTCCACAAAAGATGCACTATTGAAATATGAAACCATTGATATGCCACAAATCGACGATTTAATGAATAGACGTCCAGTACGTGAGCCAGCTGGCTGGGATGAAGATAAAAAGGTGAGTAATGTGACAGGTTCTTTTGGTGCGGGTTCAAGCTCATCAAAACCTGAAACAGCAACGCCTCCTAAATCGGAAGAGCCAAAAAATGGTGATGATGAATCTAATTCATCTGATAAATCAGACGATAGCAAACTATAG
- the rpmA gene encoding 50S ribosomal protein L27 yields MAHKKAGGSTRNGRDSEAKRLGVKRFGGEAVLAGSIIVRQRGTKFHAGSNVGCGRDHTLYALADGKVKFEVKGPNNRKFISIEAE; encoded by the coding sequence ATGGCACACAAAAAGGCTGGCGGCTCGACTCGTAACGGTCGCGATTCAGAAGCAAAACGTCTGGGTGTAAAACGTTTCGGTGGTGAAGCAGTATTAGCAGGTAGCATCATCGTTCGTCAACGTGGAACTAAGTTCCATGCAGGTAGCAACGTAGGTTGCGGCCGTGACCACACTCTGTACGCTTTAGCGGATGGAAAAGTTAAATTTGAAGTTAAAGGTCCAAACAATCGTAAATTTATCAGCATCGAAGCTGAATAA
- the yhbY gene encoding ribosome assembly RNA-binding protein YhbY, with protein sequence MNLNKKQIQHLKSLAHHLNPVVMIGNNGLTEGVLAEIELSLTHHELIKVKIAGEDRDTKNLIADAIVRETGAANVQIIGKILVIYRPSADRKIILPK encoded by the coding sequence ATGAATCTTAATAAAAAACAAATTCAGCACCTGAAAAGTCTCGCTCACCACTTAAACCCTGTTGTAATGATTGGCAACAATGGATTAACAGAAGGTGTCTTAGCTGAGATTGAACTTTCATTAACTCACCATGAGCTTATCAAAGTCAAAATCGCAGGCGAAGACCGTGATACCAAAAACTTGATCGCTGATGCGATTGTTCGTGAAACAGGTGCCGCGAATGTACAAATTATTGGCAAAATACTTGTTATCTACCGACCTTCGGCAGATCGCAAAATTATTTTACCTAAATAA
- the secG gene encoding preprotein translocase subunit SecG produces MYVALLVIFLLVAISLIGLVMLQQGKGADMGASFGAGASATLFGSSGSGNFMTRMTGILAAVFFIISLVLGNMTANKYGTGSKWENISEPAKVEQPTDVPAAPATPTSDIPR; encoded by the coding sequence ATGTATGTAGCTCTCTTAGTTATTTTTTTGCTAGTAGCAATTAGCCTGATTGGTTTGGTTATGTTACAGCAAGGCAAAGGTGCTGACATGGGTGCATCATTCGGTGCGGGTGCTTCTGCAACACTGTTTGGTTCATCGGGTTCTGGTAACTTCATGACTCGTATGACTGGAATCTTGGCTGCTGTGTTTTTCATTATCAGTTTAGTGCTTGGCAATATGACTGCCAACAAATATGGAACTGGTAGTAAATGGGAAAACATTAGTGAACCGGCAAAAGTCGAGCAACCAACAGACGTTCCGGCAGCACCAGCAACACCAACGAGCGATATTCCTCGTTAA
- the greA gene encoding transcription elongation factor GreA, with the protein MKQIPMTVLGADKLREELDYLKSVRRPEIIASIAEAREHGDLKENAEYHAAREQQGFCEGRIQEIESKLSHAQVIDVTKMTNNGRVIFGATVTVLNVDTDEELTYRIVGDDEADIKVNLISVNSPIARGLIGKEVDDVVTIKTPGGDVEFEILKVEYI; encoded by the coding sequence ATGAAACAGATTCCAATGACGGTATTGGGTGCAGATAAATTACGAGAAGAGCTTGATTATCTAAAATCTGTCCGCCGCCCGGAAATTATTGCATCAATTGCAGAAGCTCGTGAACATGGCGATTTGAAAGAGAATGCTGAATATCACGCAGCTCGTGAGCAGCAAGGTTTTTGTGAAGGTAGAATTCAAGAAATAGAATCTAAACTTTCTCATGCTCAAGTTATTGACGTCACTAAAATGACGAATAACGGACGCGTTATTTTCGGTGCCACAGTCACTGTATTGAATGTGGATACAGATGAAGAGCTGACTTATCGAATTGTTGGTGATGATGAAGCTGACATTAAAGTGAACCTTATCTCCGTGAATTCACCTATTGCGCGTGGTTTGATTGGTAAAGAGGTTGATGACGTCGTCACTATCAAAACGCCGGGTGGTGATGTCGAGTTTGAAATTCTTAAAGTTGAGTATATCTAA
- the cgtA gene encoding Obg family GTPase CgtA yields the protein MKFVDEAKILVVAGDGGNGCVSFRREKYIPKGGPDGGDGGDGGDVYLQADENLNTLIDYRFEKSFRAERGQNGQSRDCTGKRGQDITVKVPVGTRVRDLGTGEVLGDMTRHEQRHMVAKGGFHGLGNTRFKSSVNRAPRQRTMGTPGETRELMLELMLLADVGMLGMPNAGKSTFIRSVSAAKPKVADYPFTTLVPSLGVVRMDNEKSFVIADIPGLIEGAAEGAGLGIRFLKHLERCRVLLHLIDICPIDGSDPVENAKIIVGELEKYSEKLAEKPRWLVFNKVDILGPEESAKRAAEIAKGMGWEDKYYMISAVNHEGVKALCWDIMEFMETQPRDMATTEEEKQPEKVEFMWDDYHKEQLEGAEDLDDDWDDDWDEDDDEGVEIIYQK from the coding sequence ATGAAATTTGTTGATGAAGCCAAGATATTGGTAGTGGCGGGAGATGGTGGCAATGGTTGTGTCAGCTTCCGTCGTGAAAAGTATATCCCGAAAGGCGGCCCTGACGGCGGTGACGGTGGTGACGGTGGAGATGTCTACTTACAGGCAGATGAAAACCTGAACACCTTGATTGATTACCGCTTTGAAAAATCATTCCGTGCAGAACGAGGCCAAAATGGTCAAAGCCGTGACTGCACAGGTAAGCGTGGCCAAGATATTACAGTTAAAGTGCCTGTAGGAACGCGTGTACGCGATCTTGGTACTGGGGAAGTACTTGGTGATATGACTCGCCATGAACAGCGCCATATGGTTGCTAAAGGCGGTTTTCACGGATTAGGTAATACCCGTTTTAAATCATCTGTTAACCGTGCACCAAGACAACGCACCATGGGTACGCCGGGCGAAACGCGTGAACTTATGCTTGAGTTAATGTTACTTGCTGACGTTGGCATGTTAGGTATGCCAAATGCAGGTAAATCAACCTTTATTCGGTCTGTTTCCGCCGCAAAACCAAAAGTTGCTGATTATCCATTTACAACTTTAGTACCAAGCTTAGGCGTGGTTCGTATGGATAACGAAAAAAGCTTTGTTATTGCAGATATTCCAGGCTTGATTGAAGGTGCAGCAGAAGGTGCCGGTTTAGGTATTCGCTTTTTAAAACATTTAGAGCGTTGTCGCGTTCTTTTACACCTCATTGATATTTGCCCAATTGATGGATCTGATCCTGTTGAAAATGCAAAGATCATTGTTGGTGAACTCGAAAAGTATAGCGAAAAATTGGCTGAAAAACCGCGTTGGTTAGTCTTTAACAAAGTGGATATTTTAGGTCCTGAAGAGTCCGCAAAACGTGCAGCAGAAATTGCAAAAGGCATGGGTTGGGAAGATAAATACTATATGATTTCAGCTGTAAATCATGAAGGTGTGAAAGCGTTATGCTGGGATATCATGGAGTTTATGGAAACTCAACCTCGTGATATGGCGACAACTGAAGAAGAGAAACAGCCAGAAAAAGTTGAATTTATGTGGGATGACTATCATAAAGAGCAACTAGAAGGTGCTGAAGATCTTGATGATGATTGGGATGACGATTGGGATGAAGATGATGACGAAGGTGTTGAAATCATCTATCAAAAATAA